In the Harmonia axyridis chromosome 3, icHarAxyr1.1, whole genome shotgun sequence genome, one interval contains:
- the LOC123675734 gene encoding aminopeptidase N-like isoform X3: MVEIRVPLAFELCRLLWLVRIFTRVKIGSIEYGVPTSVDLDNNFNGRKYTVNSSNNNVVIPRSICVLLTLSALCLALLAAFIVFLLVPKCDQDKSITQSFVGDKPTGPVEEIDLRLPTYLQPFYYKINLVPNFQQQKIEGTVAISLKAIEEKYEVIFNAKELRIDGNSTLLRSITTNETLEILEQEYIPSEKFKIATREPLKEGQEYLLDLNFETDFNSHLLGIYNSRYFDERSKKTKNLVSTQFSPIDARRGFPCFDEPSFKSVFSINIARPTSLSTVSNMPMKGSPQPFEGREGWVWDHYEDTPPIPSYLVAFVISDFRSAHSPRPSTELWANKPFLSQTQYAAKLIPTMINYLESYLNVSFPVKKLDLVAIPEFGFGAMENWGLITFRESMLLFDSNNTSIEDQKNIAHVLAHELAHQWFGNLVTPKWWDDVWLKEGFSTYLSYLAVAKAHPKWTYTQEIFPNELTKALENDAYASSEPITKEIKNNKQIRQIFGFGSYSKGACLVRMMNNFLTEPVFLKGVRYYLDRYRFKNADHKDLFKCFDDAAAENANPFVNFTNVGDIMTNWISKPGFPVLTINTNMQNKTITIKQRRFLLDGDPGNTLWSVPISIVTDQNPNFQDSSPKAWLQGESITLSLNFSHWYIINVNQTGYYMVNYDEKIWHALIKDIMNVPPLTRAQLIGDSMELAKANLLDYDIPLRLIANMAINDKMIMFIPTLVAFNKLSFLSDMLVNTPAFGLFENYHKTIFKDTYEMVDFSNTLDDYLSLRIMKTVLEWSCRSTESRCAIMAHNLYRKWMQGSITIQPNVRHIVYCTAIRQGGKAEWDFAYHEYKRTNSPTEKNVLLDALGCTKHEWLLSRYLNIVLNDETFSMRIQDADRIFESISHNKAGSQLAFNFLRRNWNDLKEHLGEGFDILNKLILSLPKHMNTEFQLAELQKFKKDLGDKIGSSGPALDRAIEMVKMKVVWMQKNYKSLEQWLYAHNDNFGY; the protein is encoded by the exons gtGTCCCCACTTCAGTGGACCTGGACAACAACTTCAACGGCAGAAAGTACACTGTCAACTCTTCGAACAACAATGTTGTTATACCTAGATCAATATGTGTCCTTTTGACTCTATCTGCCTTATGCCTAGCCTTATTAGCAGCATTTATAGTGTTCCTATTAGTACCTAAGTGTGACCAGGATAAGTCTATTACCCAATCTTTTGTCGGTGATAAACCTACGGGTCCTGTAGAAGAAATAGATCTAAGGCTGCCTACCTACTTACAGCCTTTTTATTATAA GATAAATTTAGTACCGAATTTCCAGCAACAAAAGATCGAAGGCACAGTTGCGATAAGTCTGAAAGCAATTGAGGAGAAATACGAGGTAATCTTCAACGCCAAGGAACTGAGGATAGATGGCAATTCTACACTCTTACGTTCGATCACCACGAACGAAACCCTTGAGATACTGGAGCAGGAGTACATACCCTCCGAGAAGTTCAAAATAGCAACCAGAGAACCATTGAAAGAAGGTCAAGAATACCTCTTGGATCTAAACTTTGAAACTGACTTCAATTCGCACTTGCTGGGGATTTACAACAGCAGGTATTTCGACGAGAGGAGTAAAAAGACCAA gaaCTTGGTCAGCACTCAATTTTCGCCAATCGACGCCAGGAGAGGCTTTCCATGCTTCGATGAACCATCATTCAAGTCAGTCTTCAGTATTAACATCGCAAGACCTACTTCTTTATCCACAGTATCCAATATGCCTATGAAAGGAAGTCCGCAACCATT tgaaggTCGAGAAGGCTGGGTATGGGACCATTACGAGGATACTCCGCCCATTCCCTCCTATCTGGTAGCCTTCGTGATAAGTGATTTCAGATCTGCACACTCACCAAGACCATCAACTGAATTATGGGCCAACAAACCTTTTCTATCACAGACGCAGTACGCTGCCAAATTGATACCCACTATGATCAACTATCTTGAGTCCTACCTAAACGTTTCATTTCCTGTCAAGAAGTTAGATTTAGTTGCCATTCCAGAATTTGGTTTCGGTGCTATGGAAAACTGGGGACTCATAACCTTCAG AGAGAGCATGTTACTTTTCGATTCGAACAATACGAGCATTGAGGATCAGAAAAACATTGCTCACGTTCTTGCCCATGAGCTTGCACATCAATGGTTTGGTAATCTCGTCACGCCCAAATGGTGGGATGACGTTTGGTTAAAAGAGGGTTTTTCCACATATCTGTCGTATCTAGCCGTTGCAAAA GCTCACCCGAAATGGACTTACACGCAAGAAATATTCCCCAATGAACTAACAAAAGCTCTGGAAAATGATGCTTACGCGTCTTCAGAACCCATCACTAAAGAAATCAAGAATAACAAGCAAATCAGACAAATATTTGGCTTCGGGTCTTATTCTAAAG GAGCTTGTTTGGTGAGAATGATGAATAACTTCCTGACGGAACCCGTTTTTCTGAagggtgtcagatactacctggACAGATATAGGTTCAAAAATGCAGACCACAAGGATCTCTTCAAATGTTTCGACGATGCCGCCGCAGAAAACGCCAACCCTTTCGTCAACTTCACCAACGTAGGTGACATAATGACAAATTGGATCAGTAAACCGGGTTTCCCCGTGTTAACAATCAACACCAACATGCAAAATAAGACTATAACAATCAAACAG AGGCGATTCCTATTGGACGGCGACCCGGGAAACACCCTCTGGTCGGTGCCAATTTCCATAGTAACGGATCAGAATCCAAATTTCCAGGATAGCAGTCCCAAAGCTTGGTTGCAAGGGGAATCTATCACGTTATCACTGAACTTTTCTCACTGGTACATCATCAATGTTAATCAGACAG GTTATTACATGGTCAACTACGATGAGAAGATATGGCATGCCCTCATCAAAGACATCATGAACGTTCCTCCTCTAACTAGAGCGCAACTGATAGGGGACTCCATGGAATTGGCGAAGGCCAATTTGTTAGACTATGACATTCCTCTAAGGCTGATCGCGAACATGGCCATAAACGACAAGATGATAATGTTCATTCCGACGCTGGTTGCCTTCAACAAGCTATCGTTTCTCAGCGATATGCTCGTTAATACACCTGCTTTTGGACTCTTCGag AACTATCACAAGACTATCTTCAAAGATACTTACGAAATGGTCGACTTCTCCAATACTCTTGACGATTATTTATCGCTTAGGATTATGAAAACAGTTCTAGAATGGTCTTGTAGAAGCACCGAATCGAGATGTGCCATTATGGCTCATAACTTGTACAGGAAATGGATGCAGGGATCTATAAC CATTCAACCAAACGTCCGCCACATAGTTTACTGTACAGCAATCAGACAAGGTGGAAAAGCCGAATGGGACTTTGCTTATCACGAGTACAAGAGAACCAACTCTCCAACTGAGAAGAATGTTCTTCTGGACGCTCTTGGTTGTACTAAACATGAATGGCTATTGTCAAG GTATCTGAACATCGTTCTGAATGATGAAACATTTAGTATGAGGATCCAAGACGCTGATAGGATTTTTGAATCCATCTCTCACAACAAAGCAGGAAGCCAACTGGCATTTAACTTCCTGAGAAGAAACTGGAACGACCTTAAAGAGCA CCTAGGTGAAGGTTTTGACATTCTCAACAAGCTGATACTGAGTCTTCCAAAGCACATGAATACAGAATTTCAGCTAGCCGAA ctgcagaaattcaaaaaagatcTCGGTGATAAAATAGGATCATCCGGTCCAGCTTTAGACAGAGCTATAGAAATGGTGAAAATGAAGGTTGTGTGgatgcaaaaaaattataaatctcTGGAACAATGGTTGTATGCCCATAATGACAACTTTGGGTATTGA
- the LOC123675734 gene encoding aminopeptidase N-like isoform X8 yields MAAQQGVPTSVDLDNNFNGRKYTVNSSNNNVVIPRSICVLLTLSALCLALLAAFIVFLLVPKCDQDKSITQSFVGDKPTGPVEEIDLRLPTYLQPFYYKINLVPNFQQQKIEGTVAISLKAIEEKYEVIFNAKELRIDGNSTLLRSITTNETLEILEQEYIPSEKFKIATREPLKEGQEYLLDLNFETDFNSHLLGIYNSRYFDERSKKTKNLVSTQFSPIDARRGFPCFDEPSFKSVFSINIARPTSLSTVSNMPMKGSPQPFEGREGWVWDHYEDTPPIPSYLVAFVISDFRSAHSPRPSTELWANKPFLSQTQYAAKLIPTMINYLESYLNVSFPVKKLDLVAIPEFGFGAMENWGLITFRESMLLFDSNNTSIEDQKNIAHVLAHELAHQWFGNLVTPKWWDDVWLKEGFSTYLSYLAVAKAHPKWTYTQEIFPNELTKALENDAYASSEPITKEIKNNKQIRQIFGFGSYSKGACLVRMMNNFLTEPVFLKGVRYYLDRYRFKNADHKDLFKCFDDAAAENANPFVNFTNVGDIMTNWISKPGFPVLTINTNMQNKTITIKQRRFLLDGDPGNTLWSVPISIVTDQNPNFQDSSPKAWLQGESITLSLNFSHWYIINVNQTGYYMVNYDEKIWHALIKDIMNVPPLTRAQLIGDSMELAKANLLDYDIPLRLIANMAINDKMIMFIPTLVAFNKLSFLSDMLVNTPAFGLFENYHKTIFKDTYEMVDFSNTLDDYLSLRIMKTVLEWSCRSTESRCAIMAHNLYRKWMQGSITIQPNVRHIVYCTAIRQGGKAEWDFAYHEYKRTNSPTEKNVLLDALGCTKHEWLLSRMLTAIAKEEKSYLNIVLNDETFSMRIQDADRIFESISHNKAGSQLAFNFLRRNWNDLKEHLGEGFDILNKLILSLPKHMNTEFQLAELQKFKKDLGDKIGSSGPALDRAIEMVKMKVVWMQKNYKSLEQWLYAHNDNFGY; encoded by the exons gtGTCCCCACTTCAGTGGACCTGGACAACAACTTCAACGGCAGAAAGTACACTGTCAACTCTTCGAACAACAATGTTGTTATACCTAGATCAATATGTGTCCTTTTGACTCTATCTGCCTTATGCCTAGCCTTATTAGCAGCATTTATAGTGTTCCTATTAGTACCTAAGTGTGACCAGGATAAGTCTATTACCCAATCTTTTGTCGGTGATAAACCTACGGGTCCTGTAGAAGAAATAGATCTAAGGCTGCCTACCTACTTACAGCCTTTTTATTATAA GATAAATTTAGTACCGAATTTCCAGCAACAAAAGATCGAAGGCACAGTTGCGATAAGTCTGAAAGCAATTGAGGAGAAATACGAGGTAATCTTCAACGCCAAGGAACTGAGGATAGATGGCAATTCTACACTCTTACGTTCGATCACCACGAACGAAACCCTTGAGATACTGGAGCAGGAGTACATACCCTCCGAGAAGTTCAAAATAGCAACCAGAGAACCATTGAAAGAAGGTCAAGAATACCTCTTGGATCTAAACTTTGAAACTGACTTCAATTCGCACTTGCTGGGGATTTACAACAGCAGGTATTTCGACGAGAGGAGTAAAAAGACCAA gaaCTTGGTCAGCACTCAATTTTCGCCAATCGACGCCAGGAGAGGCTTTCCATGCTTCGATGAACCATCATTCAAGTCAGTCTTCAGTATTAACATCGCAAGACCTACTTCTTTATCCACAGTATCCAATATGCCTATGAAAGGAAGTCCGCAACCATT tgaaggTCGAGAAGGCTGGGTATGGGACCATTACGAGGATACTCCGCCCATTCCCTCCTATCTGGTAGCCTTCGTGATAAGTGATTTCAGATCTGCACACTCACCAAGACCATCAACTGAATTATGGGCCAACAAACCTTTTCTATCACAGACGCAGTACGCTGCCAAATTGATACCCACTATGATCAACTATCTTGAGTCCTACCTAAACGTTTCATTTCCTGTCAAGAAGTTAGATTTAGTTGCCATTCCAGAATTTGGTTTCGGTGCTATGGAAAACTGGGGACTCATAACCTTCAG AGAGAGCATGTTACTTTTCGATTCGAACAATACGAGCATTGAGGATCAGAAAAACATTGCTCACGTTCTTGCCCATGAGCTTGCACATCAATGGTTTGGTAATCTCGTCACGCCCAAATGGTGGGATGACGTTTGGTTAAAAGAGGGTTTTTCCACATATCTGTCGTATCTAGCCGTTGCAAAA GCTCACCCGAAATGGACTTACACGCAAGAAATATTCCCCAATGAACTAACAAAAGCTCTGGAAAATGATGCTTACGCGTCTTCAGAACCCATCACTAAAGAAATCAAGAATAACAAGCAAATCAGACAAATATTTGGCTTCGGGTCTTATTCTAAAG GAGCTTGTTTGGTGAGAATGATGAATAACTTCCTGACGGAACCCGTTTTTCTGAagggtgtcagatactacctggACAGATATAGGTTCAAAAATGCAGACCACAAGGATCTCTTCAAATGTTTCGACGATGCCGCCGCAGAAAACGCCAACCCTTTCGTCAACTTCACCAACGTAGGTGACATAATGACAAATTGGATCAGTAAACCGGGTTTCCCCGTGTTAACAATCAACACCAACATGCAAAATAAGACTATAACAATCAAACAG AGGCGATTCCTATTGGACGGCGACCCGGGAAACACCCTCTGGTCGGTGCCAATTTCCATAGTAACGGATCAGAATCCAAATTTCCAGGATAGCAGTCCCAAAGCTTGGTTGCAAGGGGAATCTATCACGTTATCACTGAACTTTTCTCACTGGTACATCATCAATGTTAATCAGACAG GTTATTACATGGTCAACTACGATGAGAAGATATGGCATGCCCTCATCAAAGACATCATGAACGTTCCTCCTCTAACTAGAGCGCAACTGATAGGGGACTCCATGGAATTGGCGAAGGCCAATTTGTTAGACTATGACATTCCTCTAAGGCTGATCGCGAACATGGCCATAAACGACAAGATGATAATGTTCATTCCGACGCTGGTTGCCTTCAACAAGCTATCGTTTCTCAGCGATATGCTCGTTAATACACCTGCTTTTGGACTCTTCGag AACTATCACAAGACTATCTTCAAAGATACTTACGAAATGGTCGACTTCTCCAATACTCTTGACGATTATTTATCGCTTAGGATTATGAAAACAGTTCTAGAATGGTCTTGTAGAAGCACCGAATCGAGATGTGCCATTATGGCTCATAACTTGTACAGGAAATGGATGCAGGGATCTATAAC CATTCAACCAAACGTCCGCCACATAGTTTACTGTACAGCAATCAGACAAGGTGGAAAAGCCGAATGGGACTTTGCTTATCACGAGTACAAGAGAACCAACTCTCCAACTGAGAAGAATGTTCTTCTGGACGCTCTTGGTTGTACTAAACATGAATGGCTATTGTCAAG aatgcTCACTGCGATTGCAAAGGAAGAGAAGTC GTATCTGAACATCGTTCTGAATGATGAAACATTTAGTATGAGGATCCAAGACGCTGATAGGATTTTTGAATCCATCTCTCACAACAAAGCAGGAAGCCAACTGGCATTTAACTTCCTGAGAAGAAACTGGAACGACCTTAAAGAGCA CCTAGGTGAAGGTTTTGACATTCTCAACAAGCTGATACTGAGTCTTCCAAAGCACATGAATACAGAATTTCAGCTAGCCGAA ctgcagaaattcaaaaaagatcTCGGTGATAAAATAGGATCATCCGGTCCAGCTTTAGACAGAGCTATAGAAATGGTGAAAATGAAGGTTGTGTGgatgcaaaaaaattataaatctcTGGAACAATGGTTGTATGCCCATAATGACAACTTTGGGTATTGA